Proteins found in one Drosophila busckii strain San Diego stock center, stock number 13000-0081.31 chromosome 2R, ASM1175060v1, whole genome shotgun sequence genomic segment:
- the LOC117134723 gene encoding transcription factor GAGA-like, with the protein MPNNRNRNRNRNRNKRNKQQQQQPQNKAEQLEPEQEQVESAATSSNAEISGSNSNGSNTGTDSSSNTTAVAAVEELGLVAVSSSSSKHAQAEQLEQLSIDQSVAAIINNDMGAKNSKQQQQQQQQQQQEQEQQLAAEQPLKAPGSPRQVKVIVHRIVRADIAEPTEQQLPTAAEPAAIQQPQSAAATQQIIVHRIVQENVAEQQQQTAEQHLPAATQQQQQSPTTGAQQLPAAEQQHVIVHRIERENQLSQFEKFTRDVQIQELELNSDCSSGEFNYNLHSPLVCEVDSESEAGTPTLAVSPDVPSSSRAEQQEQLRQKRAQKRNALESHFLPQLLSPRYLDSILEENSELGVSSTLVVATSVARSRWP; encoded by the exons ATGCCAAATAATCGTaatcgcaatcgcaatcgTAATCGTAACAAAcgcaataagcagcagcagcagcagccacaaaacaaAGCGGAGCAGCTAGagccagagcaagagcaagttgagtcagcagcaacttcaagCAATGCTGAAATATCTGGCAGCAATTCAAATGGGTCAAACACAGgcactgacagcagcagcaacacaacagcagttgctgctgtcgaaGAGCTGGGCCTAGttgctgtcagcagcagcagcagcaaacacgcGCAAGCAGAACAGCTAGAGCAGCTGTCAATAGATCAATCAGTAGCAGCGATAATTAACAACGACATGGGCGCTAAGAActcaaagcaacagcaacagcaacaacagcagcagcagcaagagcaagagcaacagttGGCTGCAGAGCAACCACTAAAAGCACCAGGTAGTCCACGCCAGGTGAAGGTCATAGTGCATCGCATAGTGCGTGCGGATATTGCTGAGCCAActgagcaacagttgccaacagcagcagagccagcAGCAATACAGCAAccgcaatcagcagcagcaacacaacagaTCATAGTACATCGCATAGTGCAAGAAAATGTTgctgagcaacagcagcagacagctGAGCAacatttgccagcagcaacacagcagcaacagcaatcgcCAACGACAGGAGCGCAacagttgccagcagcagagcagcaacatgtcATAGTGCATCGCATAGAGCGTGAAAAT cagctgtcgcAGTTCGAAAAGTTCACGCGCGATGTGCAAATCcaagagctggagctgaacaGCGACTGCAGCTCCGGTGAGTTTAATTACAATCTGCACTCGCCGCTGGTCTGCGAGGTAGACTCGGAGTCGGAGGCTGGCACGCCGACGCTCGCTGTGAGTCCAGATGTGCCGTCCAGCAGCCGCGCcgagcagcaggagcagctgcgtcagaAGCGCGCCCAGAAGCGCAACGCACTCGAATCGCACTTCTTGCCGCAGCTGCTCAGTCCGCGCTATCTGGACAGCATACTGGAGGAGAACAGCGAGCTAGGCG TCAGCTCGACTTTAGTCGTCGCCACAAGCGTCGCGAGGAGCCGCTGGCCATAA